The nucleotide sequence GACTATGTCAATTTCAGCACAAGGCTTTTCAGATGTTTCTACCATGTTAAGAGTACAATTTATGCatagaaatttaaaaatatcagGTAAGTTCatgaaaaatcagaaaaaaaatcgGGAATCAAGAAATTAAGAAGAAATTAGGAGAAGGGCATGTACCATTGCATGAGACATTCAGTCATAAATTTCCTCTAATCATCCATTATGAACATTTCACTAAAAAAATATCGGATTAATTTATGTTGCACCATTTGGTGGCGGACCCTAGTCCTTTAAATGAAATGCACTTATCTTTTGCCATAATTGAATACCAAGGTTTTATAAAGCATTATGGGTTATTTTAAGGGCTCAGGtgatatttttatttctatCTTCAAAATGAACTGCATAATGGACTAGAAATTTGTCAAATAATAGGTTGATAATAAAAGGGCTAGTTATTGGTGAGAGACGTATGAAAGCGAGGGGCGCCCATGCATACGGTAATCAACCATGGGTCAGACCAAAAGCTCCGGTTGCTGAGCAGTGAGTTGTGACCACAGGGACAAACCCCTGTTCAGCATTTACGCAGGATCTTGCATAGCATGTTTACTCAGTAACATGTGTACTTGCTAACATGATGCATCTATACTTAAGTTTCAGCTGCTGGAACTTGAAatttaaattgcatgaatgtcgCCATTCTGTTTGTTTGAAACAAAACAATGTTAGTATATATATGAGGACTTTCGAGGAGATGAGTATTCATAATATTCTCGTCTGTTCAAAGTTTAGCCGctcaaaatagttttttatGGAAAGTGTGTCTATGCACGTGCAGAGTTAATAACATGATTAACTTTCAGATGAATTGACACGTGAAAAAGAAAAGTTGGAATTAAAGTTTTGGCATCTTGTatgcatatttttttatcatgtAAATTCATCAGTATAACTTCTGCACAATCTTATGATATCAAGGCTAGGTTGTATAACTCTTACTATGGATTGTTAAAGTAGATCGCATAGAGCTGCATGGATGTCTGCAGAGCACGGATTATTTACAAATTTGCATTTCTGCAGTTTACTGTAGCTCAAATCAAAGCTGAGATGCAGAAGACTCTCAAATGGATTGTTCCCTTGTCTGAAAATACAATAAGGTGGGTATATTAATTACTTCAGCAAATATTATCTGTAAATTATGAAGTATACTTCTTATGCTCTTTCTTCTCCAAACCTAGAATTTCATAGTTTCTCCTTCATTATATTAATTTCTCCCAGTCCTGCACTCATTTACGTCTGCTTTGTTATTCTTCGTTTTCCCTTTGAATTCAACAGAGCACATCAAGGTTTTGGATGGGTTGGAGAGTGGGCAAATATTGGGTTAGTATGAGGCTAATCATACCTTTTCcttgagttctttttttttaattacagtATTTTTTTCATTAAGAAAATCAATTTTAATCACCGTATATTTCTATTTTGAGTTGAAGATTGACATTATGCAATTTTGCAGCACCGAATTTAACTCGAAGCCAGCGCCACAGTACAACATTTCCCGTATCCAAACACTTTATCATGCAGACATGGAGAAGACAGATCAATGCATTCTTGAACTGGTGGTATGGCTTCACCATCTAGTGATTCAGGTGAAAAATCGGGGTTACGGGTTCAAACCATTACAACCAGTTAGATATCAGTCCCAAAAGGGAACATCATTACCACACGAGCCCAGGCAAGATTCATCCCAGGTTTGCAATACCAGAGCTGATGATGTCCTTCAAATTTCTGAAGAGGAAAGAGAATTGTTGGACTCCCTGAGATCAAACAGAACGATATTGGGGAGAAGCAAGAGCTTGGAGCTTGCAACGAGGAAAGGTGAAAGGGGCCAAAGAAATAGGGGTCTAAGCAGGAGCTCTGGAAATTCTCCTGCCAAGGAATTCAGTTCGGCCTTGGACTTGCAATTTGAGAGGACAAGAGTCTTGGATGTAATGGATGGAATACATACACTGGCGCCATTTTATACATAGTTTTTTTTTAcattattattttgataatctatgcaattggtttcttttttgttgttgttgttgtagtATAGATACTAtctaagggatcatgtgcatgAATTATGAAAAGCTATAGTATTGGtggtctctctctccttctctctctctgtgtgcgtGCGTGCCTCTCTCTCTTGGTCAATTAGTCGATGAATTGAAAAGTTACACCATTGATGGTCTCTGTGTGCAACCTTCATGCTCGCTTGGTCATTACAAgtgcttttttttcttggaaaatTTATCACGAGTGTCACACTGGTGAATGAGAAACATGAAATTATGAAATAATCTTTGGCGTttacctgaaaaaaaaaagaagagatgtTGGGTAGCTTAATTAATGAATATGATTATAAACATTACTTTGGATTGTGTATGCTTGATAAGATAAAACCCATACAACTTGATAAGAGCTTAAATTTAAACATTATAAAAGATAAAAACAGTGTCATATATGAGACAAGATAATTTCCTAACTAAGAGAgaaggataatttgattgaatccatGATTATTGAATCATATCAGACCATCTGCATCAACACTTAAACGGAACATTGGTGCTTGCTCTTGACACGACTCCTTTGAGATACTTGACGATTGGGACGTGAGGAAGGGGAAGATCTTGAGAAAAATTACATTTGTTTTTGATAATTTAGCGCTGTATATTTTAGAAGACTCGAGGGTACAAAGTAGATGGCTCTAAGTGGGTAAAATCTTAACTTGATCAAGCCAAGGTGGGTCACTTTCGTCTAACCCAGTCAAGTTTTGGGCCTTAACGTACGCCTAATAAGGTTAACTTCAATGAGGACCCAACCCTTGCACAAACAAGCCAAATTAAGGGTATGTTTGAATGAGGACTTCCCAAATCAGCTCCACTAGACTAACATTTCTGCGATTTAATCTACAAAAGAAATAGTGTCAACTGTAGAACGTTTGATTCAGAATATTCCACCCATTGTTTCCATTCGAAGATCTTGGAAGGGTTGAACTACTCCCCTTTGTTGAAACATTTCCTTCAGGAAGCTACCACCTGATGTCTCAATGTAAGGTGGATTAGCTCTTGATGCATTTGCTTAGAACAACTAATTTCGCCCCTGATCCAAGAAGAATGAAGAGACATGTTAAACAAATCCTTCCATTACAATACTACACAAACGTTTGATATCTTTGACTAAAATTGTGTACAGGACTAGGTTGCTATGTCATAAACTTGGCCCTAGTCCTTTGCCACCAAATCCAGTATAACAAGAGGGGACTTCCTTCAAAATCCAACCATGACTCACAATTGTTGTATATAAAACTAAAAACACAAGGCCCATGGCCTACTCTTAAATCCATGCACTGCTCCATTGCCTCTTctttcaaaataaaatgctcGTCACTATCTCCTACTCCATTTCAAGTTGCACCAACCCCGCACTCCAGACTCCGTTAAAACGCCTCCCATCCTTCGTTCTCATCGCACCTCATTGATCCATTACTCGATCACCAACAACCAAGGCATGGAGCTCTTTTCCCTCAGAACCAAGCACGTCACATCCTTCCtcctctacctctccatctcctctctcctcctatCCATACCCTCATTGGCCACCGTACCCTCAGGCACCATGCAAAGAACCACGAAGCAGCAAATCCTCGCAACCATCCCTCCGAACTCCGCCGAAAACAACCAGCCCTTCCTCACCTCCCCTTCCGGCACGTACACTGCCTACCTCCTCCGCCGCGAGACTGCTCCGGCAGCCGGAGGCTTCGGCAACGACTTCTGCTACATCCAGGTCCAGGAAACCGCCTCCAAAAAGAGTATGTGGGAGTCGGAGTGCGCTCCGGTGAGCACCGCCAACGCGTGCTCGCTGGTGTTCGACGACGAAGGGCTCGAAGTGTTCGACGGGAGCGAGTCGGTGTGGAACGGAGACGGCAAGGGGGAGAGCTTCCCGGCGAGGTTGGACCTGGTGGACGACGGCGACATGCGGGTTATAGACAAGGAGGGAGAGCTGTTCTGGAGGGCGTCGGACGACCCACGGGCGAACCAGGGGTGTGGGTTGGCCGGGTCGCCGGGGCTGGCACCGGAATCGCCGCCATTTTCCAAACCGATCGGCACCAACGGGAATCTTCCCTTCggccagcagcagcagcagccagAAGGCGCCCCGCAGCCGCAGGAGGAGCAGTCACAGCCGGTCGGAGTCCCGCCACAGGCTGAGGCTGTGGAAGCTCCGCCGCAACAGGAAGAGGAGCAGGAGCAGCAGCCGGTGGGAGCACCGCAGCCTAATGGAGTGATCGGGCAGCAGCAGCAGGAGCCACCAGTCGAAGCACCGCAGCCTAATGGAGTCATCGGGCAGCAGCAGCAGGAGCCACCAGTCGAAGCACCGCAGCCTAATGGAGTCATCGGGCAGCAGCAGCAGGAGCCACCAGTCGGAGCTCCGCAGCCCAATGGAGTGCTCGGGCAGCAGCAGCAGACGGGAGTGCAGGGGCCGGCGGAAGGCTTGAATGGATTGAATCAGCCCTCGGATTCGAGTTCGGATGTGCAGCCGCTGGTGGATTATAATAGGTATGATAGTGGGAGTCCGAGGGGAGTGGAGAGCTGGGTTGGGATGTGTTTGGGTCTTGTGAGTCTCTTAGTTTATGGGATTATCTTCTGAGGGCTGGAGTTGGTGTGGTGATTCGACGTGTGGAGTTTGTTTACTACTCTTGATTTGTCTGTCAATCCAAACTCGTATTGTTGTATTTTCTTGTCATTAATTATTGTATCGATGTTGCTATTTCTTTCTGCTACTAAGTAGCAAATTGTGTTTAAAAAAGTATCCCGTTATCTCGTGTGCTTTCTATGATCAGGCTtcttatttccttttctttttctgtagCTTAATACTTCGATTCTTTTGCACTCTTTATGGCTATCTCAGTTCAATCTCTAAATAAAGGACCCGCAGCAGAACTCAAGTTCCAGCAAACTCAATGACAGGGCCGCTAACATCTTTTGGAATTCAAGTTAAACCCTAGCTATGCGATGCTCAAATTTATACTCTGGTCGGTAACGTTATcacttttcttttcaaaaaatctaaaaataaaatttttatttttatttttttctaaaattttgataatagaaaataaatttagttttttttttaatatgggcCGGTGATGTTGCTGACgatgagggagagggagggagctaGCGACGTGGTTGAggataaaagaagaagatggagatgAGCCGACGACATGGTTGGAGATGAGGGATAGCTTGGTATTAGGCGGAGACATGGCCAGCAAGGCTCCAAGAGCCGGTGTAGTTGGGCGGAGGCGACAAGACTGAGAGCTAGATCCGATAGAGGGAGAGGAGTTGAGaggaaattttttcttttatttttttaaaaataatgaaagttgttaaaaaataaaaatataaataggtaactaaacatattttttgtattgaattttgtaatttttattttttaaaaaaatactacAAAACATGCCCTAAAGGTGAGAATTTTTTTTGACCTATTTCAATATCCTACTCTACTGCAAATGGGCAGTGTAGGTTGAGAGGGTACGACACCTTAACcaatatctttttcttttttttttcctttggggCCTTATATATTATATTCAACACGCTTATGGCCCGCTTGGTAGTGCTCTTATTTTCTGTTCTTGTTTTCAAAACCGCAAAAGGAGAACATGAA is from Phoenix dactylifera cultivar Barhee BC4 chromosome 18, palm_55x_up_171113_PBpolish2nd_filt_p, whole genome shotgun sequence and encodes:
- the LOC103720623 gene encoding collagen alpha-1(I) chain-like; translated protein: MELFSLRTKHVTSFLLYLSISSLLLSIPSLATVPSGTMQRTTKQQILATIPPNSAENNQPFLTSPSGTYTAYLLRRETAPAAGGFGNDFCYIQVQETASKKSMWESECAPVSTANACSLVFDDEGLEVFDGSESVWNGDGKGESFPARLDLVDDGDMRVIDKEGELFWRASDDPRANQGCGLAGSPGLAPESPPFSKPIGTNGNLPFGQQQQQPEGAPQPQEEQSQPVGVPPQAEAVEAPPQQEEEQEQQPVGAPQPNGVIGQQQQEPPVEAPQPNGVIGQQQQEPPVEAPQPNGVIGQQQQEPPVGAPQPNGVLGQQQQTGVQGPAEGLNGLNQPSDSSSDVQPLVDYNRYDSGSPRGVESWVGMCLGLVSLLVYGIIF